The following is a genomic window from Candidatus Hydrogenedentota bacterium.
GACACCTGGTCGAGCCGGCCGAGTTTTCCGTCGGCCAGGCTGCGCCACACATCCTCCCCCGCTGCCGCCAGCTTTTCCGGCGTCAGCACGAACCAGGCGGTGTATCCGTGCCCCCGGAGCACTTCCGGAGCGGCGTCCGCAGCGGCGGCGGGGAGGCGCAGGCCCACGAAAACCGTCAGCGTTTTACCGGCCCACCCGGCAAGCGTGCGGAGTTCCTGAAGGACACCGTTCCATTCCCGCCGGAAGTCCGCGCCCCGGAAAGGTTCCGCATCCTCCAGAAGCACGCGGAGCTGCATCTCCCGCTGGGGTCCCGAACGAGCGAGCAGGAGACGTCCCGCCCCGGCAACAAGTGCCGGCAGGGGATTTGTCCGCCCGGCGCACACGGTTTCGGCGGCGGTGTCGGCCCGCGAAAGCCACCGGCGCCACCCGGTCCCGGCGGCGGAGGCCGCCCTCCCCCCTTCCCCGGGCGCTTCGTCCTCTCCGGTCTGCGCCGCCACCGTCATCTCCCGGAGGCCGCGCTCCGCCTCATACCGGCGGACCAGCGCCTCCTGCTTCGGCGTTTGCAGGATGGACCGGGTCGCTCTCAGCCACTCCAGCTCGCCAATGACCTCCTCCAGCTCCTGGCGGGGAAAGCGGTCCTGGAGCAGGTGGAGAATGCGGTTGACCGGCTCTTCGGGGTAGTGTTCCAGCACAGCCGCGGAGATTTCATCGCACTCGAAGCAGAAACAGGTCTCCGGATCCAGCGCGTAGCGCCGGCCGTCGCACTCGAAGCGATGCAGTTTCTGCGGCATGGCAGGGCTGTTCCCCGTTGTCCGGTCAATAAGCGCCCAGGGTCCCCTTGGACCGGCTCCAGTTCTCCATCACCTTGAAGACCGTCATCCCGATGGCGGTCCAGGCGACACAGCTGACAAGCAGCCAGTAGAAACTCTGGTGCTGGAAGACGCTGGCGGGCTCCCCGGCGGCGTTCAGCTGCCCCTTGATCAGGACATGCTTGAGACAGATGGCGGCGTCGGTGACGGGAAGCACATGGATGCTGAGGCGGACGGGCCACGGCTGCTGGAGCAGTTCCTCGCGGGCGAACACCGCCAGCCCGAAGAGGGCCATGCGGATGAGAATCGCCACCTGGCCCACCTGCTTGAACACGAGCACGAGCCCCCCCACCATGAAGCCGAAACCCAGCAGGTTGAAGAAGGTCAGCGCCAGCAGCACCATGACGGGCAGGGTGTCCCAGTGCAGACTGCCGCCGACGGAAAAGGAAACCAGGTAGACCATGACGCCCGAGGAGATGATGGTGGAGACGGAGGCGACCAGCACCTGGGCGAGGAAGTTGGCGATCAGCCCGTGGGGGCTCATGCAGAGCTGCTCCAGCACGCCGCTGGTGGCCATCCCCTGAAGCCCCTGGGTGAACATGCCGACCACGCTGAAGGCGTACATGCCGATGATGAACCCGAGGACGAAGTTGGTCGCGGCGGCGGGGTCGCTGAACTTGCTGAGCCCCTGCTCCACCTCGGGCC
Proteins encoded in this region:
- a CDS encoding ABC transporter permease, whose product is MGFFLVMKAELVRVFIVMRRYWFRTITGMVIGYGMLMVLVAGFIYSRPEVEQGLSKFSDPAAATNFVLGFIIGMYAFSVVGMFTQGLQGMATSGVLEQLCMSPHGLIANFLAQVLVASVSTIISSGVMVYLVSFSVGGSLHWDTLPVMVLLALTFFNLLGFGFMVGGLVLVFKQVGQVAILIRMALFGLAVFAREELLQQPWPVRLSIHVLPVTDAAICLKHVLIKGQLNAAGEPASVFQHQSFYWLLVSCVAWTAIGMTVFKVMENWSRSKGTLGAY